The Cellulomonas sp. S1-8 genomic sequence CCTTACGGCGAGGGCTGGCTGCTGCGCGTCGACGTGACGTCCACGGGTCCGCTGCTGACGGCCGAGGAGTACGGGGCTGTGAACCCTTGAGCCGAACGGGTAGGTGGTGACACCCACGGGGTGAGCCGTTCGGGTGAGAGGTTGGACAACTGTCCATACGTCCGAGTGCTTGCCCCGAACGGGTGACATGGCGCACAGTGCTAGGAGGACGGCGTTCGCCCCGGGACGTATCAGGGGGCTTCGGGCGTCGTCTTGTCAGGTGCAGCGATCGGCACCGCGGGGGGGAACTCACGGTGATTCAGAGAAGTCGGCAAAAGTCGCGTCATAGCGACCGGGTACGGCGCTCTCATCCGGTACGCAGCCCACGCGGAGCCGGAGAGTCCGGCCCCGCCGCCCCACCGGAGGACATCATGAGCATGCTGGACACGAGCGTGAACCCGCACACCATGGGGACCCACTCGCTCACCCGTCGCGAGCGGGTCGTGCTGGCCGAGCTGGCCGAGGACGTGACGCTCGAGGAGATCGCGACCCGGCTGTTCGTCACGCGCAACACCGTGAAGTCCCAGGTGCGCAGCGTCTACCGCAAGATCGGCGTGTCCACCCGCGCCGAGGCGGTCGCCTGGGCCGAGGCCCACGGGATCCGCTGACCCCACGCCGCCCCGGAGGGGCGGGAGGGATCCCTCCGTGCTGCACCCAGCCCGCACGTCCCGTTCGGCCGGTCCTCCCCGGCCGTGCGTGCGACGTGCCCGGCCGCGCCACGATGTCGTGACCCGGCTGTGACACATGGCTGGCAGACTCGTCGCATGACCCCTGTGCTCGTCGTGGCCGCTGCCGTGGTCGACGACCTCGACGACCCTCGCCTGCTGCTCGCGGCCCGCCGCGCCTACCCGGCGAGCCTGGCCGGCCGCTGGGAGTTCCCCGGCGGCAAGGTCGAGGAAGGCGAGACACCCGAGGCTGCGCTGCACCGCGAGATCCGCGAGGAGCTCGGCGTCCGTGTGGGCCTCGGCGTGGAGCTGCTCGGTCCGGACGACGGTGTCTGGCGGATCTCCGAGCAGTACGTCCTGCGGCTGTGGTTCGCCGAGGTGCTCGACGGCGAGCCCGAGCCCCTCGACGAGCACGACGAGCTGCGGTGGCTGCCCGACGGCCAGTGGTTCGACGTGCCCTGGCTCGACGCCGACGTGCGGGTCGTCGAGGGCATCACGCAGTTCGTCGCGTCCTTCCCCTCGAGCGGCCGCAGCGCGATCGGCCGCACCGCCTGAGCGCTGCACGGCCCGTCAGCGGCCCGTGCGCGACCCGTTCGCCTGCAGCGAACGAGGCCGCGCGACCACTTGGCACTCCCCGAGGGAGAGTGCTAATTCTTGACGTGTAGCCACCCGGCGGAGGCTCCCGCCGGGGTACCACGGGACCCGGGAGGTCCGGGCCCGACGTCGAGGAGGTGAGGGCATGGCTACCCGTTTCGACCCGTTCCAGGAGATGGACCGCGTGCTCGCGCAGGTCCTGGCGTCGGACCGCGCCGCGGCCACCATGCCGCTGGACCTGTACCGCGACGGCGACCACTACGTCCTGCACGTCGACCTGCCGGGCGCGGACCCGGGCACGATCGACGTCGGCGTGGACGACCGCACCCTGACGATCCGCGCCGAGCGCACCGCCCGCACGGACCACGACGTGCAGTGGCTCGCCAAGGAGCGCCCCGTCGGCACCTACGCCCGGCAGCTGACCGTCGGCCGCGGCCTGGCGCTCGACAGGATCAGCGCGACCTACGCCGACGGCGTGCTGACGCTGACTGTCCCGGTGGCCGAGGAGGCCAAGCCGCGCCGCATCGAGGTCCAGCACGGCGCCTCGCCGACGTCCATCGCGGCGTCCGCCACCGCCGGCTGACCACCACCCCGGGCTGGATTGCTCTCTCACCCCCCCAGCGGGGTGCGCCCGACCCCCCACGGCCGTGAGAGAGCAATCCAGTTCTGCGCCCCACCCCCTCCACCCCGGTGAGAGAGCAATTCAGATCGTCCCGCGCCGACCCCGACAGCCCGTGAGAGAGCAATCCAGCCCGTCCCGCACCGACCCCAACAGCCCGTGAGAGAGCAATCCAGCCCGTCCCGCGCCGACCCCAACAGCCCGTGAGAGAGCAATCCAGATCGTCGCTCGCGGCGGGTCGCGTCAGGACCGGGCGGCGAGGGTCGTCGTGAGGCGGGCGAGGGCGTCGGTGAGGATCTCGCGCGACGTCGCCAGATTGAGCCGGACGTGCCCGTCGCCGCCGGCGCCGAAGGTCGGGCCCGAGTTGACGGCGAGCCGTCCCTGGTGGAGCAGGATGCGCGCCGGGTCGGTGCCCGCCGCGGCGACGGCCGGGGTCTCGCGGACGTCGAGCCACGCGAAGTACGTCGCCGCGGGCCGGGTCCAGCGCGCCGACGGGAGCTGCTCGGCGAGGGTCGCGGCAGCGAGGTCGCCGTTGCTGCGGATGGCCCCGCGCACGTCGTCGAGCCAGGCGTCCCCGTGCTGGTAGGCGGCCTGGTGCGCGATCGACGCGACGTGGCTGACGCCGTGACCCACGATCTCGGGCAGGCGGGCCAGGTCGTCGGCCGCCGGGCCCGGCACGGCCAGCGCGGCCTTGAGCCCGGCGAGGTTGAACGCCTTCGAGGCCGAGTGCAGCGCGATGGCATCGGGGATGACCGTCGTCGTGGGGACGAACGGCTCGTCGCCGACGGTGAGCGGTGCGTGGATCTCGTCGGCGACGACGCGCACGCCGTGTCGCGTCGCGAGCTCGCCGACCGCCCGCAGCTCGTCCCGGGTGTGCAGGGTGCCCGTCGGGTTGTGCGGGTGGCACAGCAGGTAGACGGACGCGTCCGCGAACGCCCGGTCGAGGGCGTCGAGGTCGAGCCGCCCCTCCGTCGTCAGGGGGGCGGTGACGACCTGCCGCCCCGCGTGCTCGACGAACGCCCGGAACGGCGGGTACACCGGCGGGTTGATGACGACGCGGTCGCCCGGCGACGACAGCACGCCCAGCACCTCGACGATCCCGAGCATGACGTCGGGGAGCATCCGGGTGCGGTCCACGGGCACGTCCCAGCCGTGCTGCCGAGCGGCGAACCCGGCGAAGGCCTCGGCGTAAGCCGTGCCGAGGCGGCTCGTCGGGCCGGCCTCGTACCCGGTGTCGCCGGCGAGCATCGCCCCCGTGACGGCGGTGACGACCGCGTCGAGCGGCGCGGCGTCCATCTCCGCGACGAACGCGGGGAGCACGTCGTCGGGGTACGTGTGCCACTTCAGCGAGGTGCGCCGACGCATCTCGGCGACGGTCACGTCGAAGGGAGATCCCATGCACCGCAGGGTAGGCGAGCCCGCTCGGGGCTGGAACGACCTCTCGCGCCCGGGGGTGGGTGGGGGTGGGGCTGGATCGACCTCTCGCGCCCCTGGTGGGGTGGCCCCTCTGGGGTGAGAGGTCGATCCAGCCCTTCCTGCGTCAGAGCGTGGCGCGGACCGTGCGGGTCGCGGCGACCAGGTGCTCGAGGGAGGGGTCGACCTCCTCGTAGCGGCGGGTCTTGAGGCCGCAGTCCGGGTTGACCCAGAGCTGGTCGACGTCGATGGTGCGGACCGCCTCGGCCAGCAGCTCGGTGACCTCGGCCTGCGACGGGACGCGCGGCGAGTGGATGTCGTAGACGCCCGGGCCGACGGCCCGCGGGTAACCGGCCGCGGCGATGTCGCCGAGGATCTCCATCTTCGAGCGGGCCGCCTCGATGCTGGTCACGTCGGCGTCGAGGCCGTCGATCGCCTCCATGATCTCGCCGAACTCCGAGTAGCACAGGTGCGTGTGGATCTGCGTGTCCGCACGC encodes the following:
- a CDS encoding helix-turn-helix domain-containing protein; translation: MSMLDTSVNPHTMGTHSLTRRERVVLAELAEDVTLEEIATRLFVTRNTVKSQVRSVYRKIGVSTRAEAVAWAEAHGIR
- a CDS encoding (deoxy)nucleoside triphosphate pyrophosphohydrolase, which codes for MTPVLVVAAAVVDDLDDPRLLLAARRAYPASLAGRWEFPGGKVEEGETPEAALHREIREELGVRVGLGVELLGPDDGVWRISEQYVLRLWFAEVLDGEPEPLDEHDELRWLPDGQWFDVPWLDADVRVVEGITQFVASFPSSGRSAIGRTA
- a CDS encoding Hsp20/alpha crystallin family protein, translating into MATRFDPFQEMDRVLAQVLASDRAAATMPLDLYRDGDHYVLHVDLPGADPGTIDVGVDDRTLTIRAERTARTDHDVQWLAKERPVGTYARQLTVGRGLALDRISATYADGVLTLTVPVAEEAKPRRIEVQHGASPTSIAASATAG
- a CDS encoding MalY/PatB family protein; its protein translation is MGSPFDVTVAEMRRRTSLKWHTYPDDVLPAFVAEMDAAPLDAVVTAVTGAMLAGDTGYEAGPTSRLGTAYAEAFAGFAARQHGWDVPVDRTRMLPDVMLGIVEVLGVLSSPGDRVVINPPVYPPFRAFVEHAGRQVVTAPLTTEGRLDLDALDRAFADASVYLLCHPHNPTGTLHTRDELRAVGELATRHGVRVVADEIHAPLTVGDEPFVPTTTVIPDAIALHSASKAFNLAGLKAALAVPGPAADDLARLPEIVGHGVSHVASIAHQAAYQHGDAWLDDVRGAIRSNGDLAAATLAEQLPSARWTRPAATYFAWLDVRETPAVAAAGTDPARILLHQGRLAVNSGPTFGAGGDGHVRLNLATSREILTDALARLTTTLAARS